A window of the Verminephrobacter eiseniae EF01-2 genome harbors these coding sequences:
- a CDS encoding ATP-grasp domain-containing protein — protein MNMHMEPDAVAASMNPGNRLALAIVDPSSAGYFIAKRALERGFMCIAISLSHAAPADIDFSWSRDCLDSNFDALVALDSYDAIMPGAESGVCLAEELAARLGLAGNDPETTARRRNKTAMAQAVAEAGIAVCRQACCRSVSDCMAWAEATGYPVVVKPEASSGGDLVRVCQTRDALSQHASAILDKPDRYGQNTRSVLIQAFMAGDEYTVDGVVSNQVLTIFAVGKYRKINLNGAMVYDKIDFLAPSDPAVDRRMLSYCEAVTRAVGVRVGPVHIEVMLTANGPLLVEIAARAHGGIGASVIDASFVPSFIDAIIDSYIPGASAGATGQIIRKKTSSIAFLISDRAGTLVAAPGIGNIRSLTSFVRLKCFTAPGDAIPKTVDLVTCPALVELSDDDPGVIEADIERIRELERSGAIWEIA, from the coding sequence ATGAATATGCACATGGAACCGGATGCAGTGGCGGCAAGCATGAATCCCGGGAACCGTCTGGCGCTCGCCATCGTTGACCCGTCATCGGCCGGCTATTTCATCGCCAAGCGGGCGCTGGAACGCGGGTTCATGTGCATTGCGATTTCATTGTCGCATGCGGCGCCTGCCGACATCGATTTTAGCTGGTCGCGCGACTGCCTGGATTCAAACTTTGACGCCCTGGTCGCGCTCGATTCTTATGACGCCATCATGCCCGGCGCGGAAAGCGGTGTGTGCCTTGCCGAGGAACTTGCAGCGCGGCTCGGATTGGCGGGCAACGATCCGGAAACGACCGCGCGGCGCCGGAACAAAACCGCCATGGCGCAAGCGGTGGCAGAGGCCGGCATTGCGGTGTGTCGCCAGGCATGTTGCCGCTCTGTGTCAGATTGCATGGCCTGGGCCGAAGCCACCGGCTACCCGGTGGTCGTCAAGCCCGAGGCCAGTTCCGGGGGCGATCTGGTTCGGGTCTGCCAGACACGGGACGCGCTTTCGCAGCATGCATCGGCGATTCTCGACAAACCCGACAGATATGGGCAAAACACCCGCAGTGTCCTGATCCAGGCATTCATGGCGGGTGACGAATACACGGTCGATGGCGTCGTTTCAAACCAGGTGCTCACCATTTTTGCCGTCGGCAAATATCGCAAAATCAACCTGAATGGGGCGATGGTATATGACAAGATAGACTTTCTCGCGCCGAGCGATCCGGCCGTCGACCGCAGGATGCTCAGTTACTGCGAAGCCGTGACCAGGGCCGTCGGCGTGCGCGTGGGCCCGGTCCACATCGAGGTCATGCTGACGGCGAACGGGCCACTGCTCGTGGAAATCGCCGCGCGGGCCCATGGCGGCATTGGCGCATCGGTGATCGACGCCAGCTTTGTTCCTTCGTTCATCGATGCCATCATCGACTCGTACATACCCGGCGCATCTGCTGGCGCAACAGGCCAGATCATCCGGAAGAAGACTTCGTCGATCGCATTTCTGATTTCCGATCGGGCCGGCACATTGGTGGCTGCGCCTGGAATCGGGAATATCCGATCCCTTACCTCGTTCGTGCGTTTGAAATGCTTCACGGCCCCGGGCGATGCCATACCGAAAACCGTCGACCTCGTTACCTGCCCCGCCCTTGTCGAACTGTCCGATGATGATCCGGGGGTCATCGAAGCCGACATCGAAAGGATTCGGGAACTGGAACGCTCTGGCGCCATATGGGAGATTGCATGA
- a CDS encoding YqcI/YcgG family protein: protein MPDARPFFSMFAASSPEKRSKWQKNNKRLLMIRHPHIMDTSMTTSVLSRRRDIAERYAKTSWEQILFSEFSTSLESSNRPFPCIFGVRGFKLDQLRYVFQENLDLDLTSAALQEFVRDARSFGPNTSLVIFTRPEEIKSIDAYQEEFWKILKGLADRDHTPWPEHMPTEITHPEWEFCFAGEPVFVVCNTPAHIFRQSRRASSFMLTFQPRWVFDKILGTEKSTQTAFGAVRKRIAHYDFLPVSPKLGKYGHPGVLESEQYFLDDRNQGGSSCPFQALGERHGAAIRQ, encoded by the coding sequence GTGCCCGACGCCCGGCCCTTCTTTTCGATGTTTGCAGCATCGAGTCCTGAAAAGCGTTCAAAATGGCAGAAAAATAATAAACGACTGCTTATGATCCGACATCCACACATCATGGATACATCAATGACAACATCTGTCTTATCGCGTCGCCGTGATATCGCCGAGCGCTATGCCAAAACCAGTTGGGAGCAGATACTGTTCTCGGAATTCTCGACGAGCCTGGAAAGCAGCAACCGGCCGTTTCCTTGCATCTTCGGCGTGCGCGGGTTCAAACTGGATCAGTTGCGCTACGTTTTTCAGGAGAATCTCGATCTGGATTTGACATCGGCGGCGCTGCAAGAATTCGTCCGCGACGCCAGGAGCTTCGGGCCGAACACCTCGCTCGTCATCTTTACGCGGCCTGAAGAAATAAAATCCATCGATGCGTATCAGGAAGAATTTTGGAAGATCCTGAAGGGATTGGCTGACAGGGATCACACCCCCTGGCCCGAGCATATGCCGACAGAGATCACCCATCCGGAATGGGAATTCTGCTTTGCAGGTGAACCGGTATTCGTCGTCTGCAACACGCCTGCACATATATTTCGGCAAAGTCGGCGCGCAAGCTCTTTCATGCTGACCTTCCAGCCACGGTGGGTCTTCGACAAGATATTGGGAACGGAGAAATCGACACAAACCGCCTTTGGCGCGGTGAGAAAGCGGATCGCGCACTATGATTTCCTGCCCGTATCGCCCAAGCTCGGAAAATATGGCCACCCGGGCGTTCTCGAATCCGAGCAGTATTTTTTGGATGATCGCAACCAAGGCGGCAGTTCATGTCCTTTCCAGGCACTGGGCGAGCGCCATGGCGCAGCCATCCGGCAATGA
- a CDS encoding MFS transporter: protein MHKTSLAIFVTLLSLTMVGEGMITVTLLWTSASMGQSPIFIGVVLFIMNMVPFLAQILFKPMRRAIEQHPLGMIIMPRMIGCVAASLAGMTLDASGLITLIAVAACLTFISFISQQCIETLMGQLTVTGMLDAGTSARLSQTALQSGVFVGNALAGILIAKSGTGWVFFGIAVSFASSLLLLFAAPWVRMGRESPAQTGAGHAAMPAQRHMSERTLWLLLAGMALLAVQLSGFNFFVPLIFESRSGTSAADYGLVSAAAGVGALLATFVRFSLRGYIGHAACGAVVIGDALVTQPVGMVLTSVFAFAIGFGFNISRIRIRQAIFERLTTKQESALWGGRVTVAFRGVSAGAPMLFGLLLMGQVPVAQSWVFAAIGVLTMGVAIPACLLFSTRTPVWR from the coding sequence ATGCACAAGACTTCGCTGGCGATTTTCGTGACCCTGCTTTCCCTGACCATGGTCGGCGAGGGCATGATTACCGTGACGCTTCTGTGGACCAGTGCGAGCATGGGCCAATCGCCGATCTTCATCGGCGTCGTCCTGTTCATCATGAATATGGTGCCATTTCTGGCGCAAATCCTGTTCAAACCCATGCGCCGGGCGATCGAACAGCATCCTCTGGGCATGATCATCATGCCCAGAATGATCGGCTGCGTTGCGGCGAGCCTTGCGGGCATGACATTGGATGCATCGGGTCTGATCACTTTGATTGCCGTCGCGGCATGTCTGACCTTCATCAGTTTCATCAGTCAACAGTGCATCGAGACCTTGATGGGGCAATTGACCGTCACGGGAATGCTCGATGCCGGAACGTCGGCACGGCTTTCGCAAACTGCTTTGCAAAGTGGCGTCTTCGTCGGGAACGCGCTGGCCGGCATCCTGATTGCGAAGTCGGGAACGGGCTGGGTGTTTTTTGGAATCGCCGTCAGTTTTGCCAGCAGCCTCCTGCTCTTGTTTGCTGCGCCATGGGTACGGATGGGCAGGGAATCTCCTGCGCAAACCGGCGCGGGCCATGCAGCCATGCCGGCGCAGCGGCATATGTCAGAGCGCACGCTGTGGCTGTTGCTCGCAGGCATGGCACTGTTGGCCGTTCAACTCAGCGGTTTCAATTTCTTTGTTCCGCTGATTTTCGAAAGCCGCTCCGGAACGTCCGCTGCCGACTATGGTCTGGTGAGTGCTGCGGCAGGGGTTGGCGCGCTCCTTGCCACATTTGTCCGTTTTTCCCTGCGCGGATATATCGGCCATGCTGCCTGCGGCGCCGTGGTGATTGGCGATGCGCTGGTCACCCAGCCTGTCGGGATGGTGCTGACAAGCGTGTTCGCCTTTGCCATAGGGTTCGGATTCAACATATCCAGAATCCGGATTCGACAGGCCATCTTCGAGCGTCTGACGACAAAGCAGGAATCTGCCCTCTGGGGCGGCCGCGTCACCGTTGCATTTCGCGGTGTCAGCGCGGGTGCTCCGATGCTCTTTGGCCTGCTCCTGATGGGCCAGGTACCGGTGGCGCAAAGCTGGGTATTCGCGGCCATCGGCGTGCTGACCATGGGTGTGGCGATTCCGGCTTGTCTGCTCTTTTCCACGAGAACGCCCGTCTGGCGTTGA
- a CDS encoding cupin domain-containing protein has protein sequence MDMTEVIRNIHTDFSLLEDVIQILPEQGCIEVQHDGPGKVHDWHQHANEETLIILKGKMTFALESGVHVCGPGDMLHLCANDRHRSVAGPQGAVYLIAFRRLDIR, from the coding sequence ATGGACATGACGGAAGTAATCAGAAACATCCATACCGATTTCTCACTGCTGGAAGATGTCATTCAGATCCTTCCCGAACAGGGATGTATCGAAGTTCAGCACGATGGCCCGGGCAAGGTTCATGACTGGCATCAGCATGCCAACGAGGAAACACTGATCATCCTGAAGGGGAAGATGACTTTCGCGCTCGAAAGTGGCGTTCATGTATGCGGGCCAGGCGATATGCTGCACCTGTGCGCGAATGATCGACACCGATCCGTTGCCGGGCCGCAAGGGGCGGTCTATCTCATCGCTTTTCGTCGGCTGGATATCAGATAG
- a CDS encoding GlxA family transcriptional regulator yields the protein MTDYLKSGLLLQANPANMATKTDGAKRILFAGYDGLTLLDLAGPMQAFEAANAIRRNAGKPPAYEIRLAASRSGRLQTDVGVPVEATSWQDDAADNPHLIVVPGGPGVWNLETITMVDAYLRSQRKATEIASVCIGAFLLGHAGLLTGKRVVTHWRYCQRLQAEFPDVRVDANPIFIHDENIWTSAGVTAGIDLALAIIERDHGHCLAADVARGLVVFLKRSGGQSQYSKLLETQSAAADGKLSDLHAWISDNLHRPLSVETLAEKTGMSLRSFARFYVDETGVTPRRAIENLRVDAAQRMLADYPKLSLKRIADKCGFTDDERMRRTFIRRFGVPPSELRQHFTSSAASR from the coding sequence ATGACAGACTATCTGAAATCGGGCCTGCTGCTGCAGGCAAATCCTGCCAATATGGCCACCAAAACGGACGGTGCGAAAAGAATCCTCTTCGCCGGTTATGACGGCCTGACCTTGCTCGACCTGGCCGGGCCGATGCAGGCGTTTGAGGCGGCGAATGCCATTCGCCGCAATGCGGGCAAACCCCCGGCCTATGAGATCAGGTTGGCCGCCAGCCGATCGGGCCGGCTGCAAACCGATGTCGGTGTTCCTGTCGAGGCGACCTCGTGGCAGGACGATGCCGCAGACAATCCCCATTTGATTGTCGTACCGGGCGGCCCGGGAGTATGGAACCTGGAGACCATCACCATGGTCGATGCCTATTTGCGCTCGCAGCGGAAAGCCACCGAGATTGCATCCGTCTGTATTGGCGCCTTTTTGCTTGGCCACGCCGGTTTGCTCACCGGCAAGCGTGTGGTGACCCATTGGCGATACTGTCAGAGACTACAGGCCGAATTTCCGGATGTGCGCGTCGATGCCAACCCCATCTTCATCCATGATGAAAACATCTGGACCTCGGCGGGGGTGACTGCGGGAATCGATCTGGCCCTGGCCATCATCGAGAGGGACCACGGTCATTGCCTGGCTGCGGATGTCGCACGCGGTCTCGTGGTGTTTCTCAAACGCTCGGGCGGCCAATCGCAATACAGCAAATTGCTCGAAACACAATCGGCAGCCGCCGACGGAAAACTGTCCGATTTGCACGCCTGGATCTCGGACAATCTGCACCGGCCGTTATCAGTGGAAACACTGGCCGAAAAGACCGGAATGTCATTGCGGAGCTTCGCCAGGTTTTACGTTGATGAAACGGGCGTCACGCCAAGACGGGCCATCGAGAATTTGCGTGTCGATGCCGCACAGCGAATGCTTGCCGATTACCCGAAGCTGAGTTTGAAGCGCATCGCAGACAAATGCGGTTTCACAGACGACGAGCGTATGCGGCGCACCTTCATCAGGCGTTTTGGCGTACCGCCCTCCGAACTGCGCCAGCATTTCACATCGAGCGCTGCAAGCCGATGA